A window of Ignavibacteriales bacterium contains these coding sequences:
- the uppP gene encoding undecaprenyl-diphosphatase UppP, with the protein MNILEAIILGIIQGITEFLPISSTGHLTIAGKLMNLISLDHPEHWTAFIAVIQLGTLLAVLIYFWKDLILIIKDFLNDNLFQRKNFRDQTINSKMGWYIVIATIPVAIIGLGFKHIIEGVLTKNLYVIASSLIVLAVILTIAEKLGKFNRETKDIKWYDALIIGIAQSFALIPGSSRSGTTITAGLFLGLKRETAARFSFLMSIPAVAASGLLEFYQSLKYINSMEIINLIAATIVSAIVGYISIEFLLRYLKKNSTLIFIIYRIIAGIIILLLLSKGILQP; encoded by the coding sequence ATGAATATATTAGAAGCAATAATTCTAGGAATCATACAAGGAATAACAGAATTTCTTCCGATCAGCAGTACCGGCCACTTAACAATTGCGGGAAAGTTGATGAATCTAATTTCATTAGATCATCCCGAACATTGGACAGCGTTCATTGCAGTTATACAGCTCGGTACTTTGTTAGCAGTATTAATTTATTTCTGGAAGGATTTAATACTTATCATAAAAGATTTTTTAAACGATAATCTTTTTCAAAGAAAAAATTTTCGTGATCAAACAATTAATTCTAAGATGGGTTGGTATATAGTTATTGCAACAATTCCCGTTGCTATAATTGGATTAGGATTCAAGCATATCATAGAAGGAGTGCTAACAAAAAATTTATATGTAATAGCATCCAGTTTAATAGTGCTTGCTGTTATTCTTACTATTGCAGAGAAACTTGGTAAATTTAACCGCGAGACAAAAGATATAAAATGGTACGATGCATTAATAATCGGAATAGCTCAATCATTTGCGTTAATACCTGGTTCATCGCGTTCCGGAACAACTATTACAGCAGGATTATTCCTTGGATTAAAGCGAGAGACTGCTGCACGATTCTCTTTTTTGATGAGCATTCCAGCGGTAGCCGCTAGCGGTCTGTTGGAATTTTATCAATCTCTCAAATACATTAATTCGATGGAGATAATTAATCTTATTGCGGCTACAATAGTCTCAGCCATCGTTGGTTATATTTCGATAGAGTTTTTACTTAGGTACTTAAAGAAGAATTCCACTTTAATATTTATTATTTATCGCATAATTGCAGGTATCATAATATTGTTGTTATTGAGTAAAGGTATTTTACAACCTTAA
- a CDS encoding DUF4115 domain-containing protein: MATEALKKFADELKTAREVKEISLSQVSAKTKIDLKFLQAIEDANFDVLPEIYIRAFIREFAQTIDLNSKEVLQKFDIARLGKPEEKPQPQLENANREDPVNLHETSETKEFDSTEVLQPTTLGPGKAAKSLKLNYIIGGSILFVALIVVYFAFIRNSSPEIIQEKFDQETSTENTQRFEIDKSSQSQTSGFVDQSALAPDSLHLSVFAVARVWIKVTTDGKTVHQNIVQANTRLNFASTKSFNVSVGNAGLVQIFFNNKQIENVGKLGEIRNLFITHDNIRYFTIAPQSKNEKKSSTKN, translated from the coding sequence ATGGCAACAGAGGCTCTAAAAAAATTTGCTGATGAATTAAAAACTGCCCGCGAAGTTAAAGAAATATCTCTATCTCAAGTATCAGCAAAAACCAAGATTGATCTTAAATTTCTTCAAGCAATTGAAGATGCAAACTTTGATGTTCTTCCCGAAATTTACATACGTGCTTTCATAAGGGAATTTGCTCAAACTATTGATCTCAATTCTAAAGAAGTATTACAAAAATTTGATATTGCAAGATTGGGTAAACCTGAAGAAAAACCACAGCCGCAATTGGAAAATGCAAATAGAGAAGATCCTGTTAATTTACATGAAACATCAGAGACAAAAGAATTTGATTCAACTGAAGTACTTCAACCAACAACTTTAGGGCCGGGAAAAGCGGCCAAGAGTTTGAAACTAAATTATATTATTGGCGGATCAATATTATTTGTAGCACTGATTGTTGTTTACTTTGCGTTTATTAGAAATTCATCACCCGAAATAATTCAAGAAAAATTTGATCAGGAAACTAGTACAGAAAACACTCAACGATTTGAAATTGATAAATCATCACAATCTCAAACTTCCGGATTTGTTGATCAATCGGCACTTGCACCTGATAGTCTGCATTTATCAGTGTTTGCAGTTGCACGTGTTTGGATTAAAGTTACGACGGATGGCAAAACTGTTCATCAGAATATAGTTCAAGCAAACACAAGATTAAATTTTGCTTCAACCAAAAGCTTCAATGTAAGTGTTGGTAATGCCGGTCTAGTACAAATATTTTTTAATAACAAACAAATTGAAAATGTCGGCAAGTTGGGTGAAATAAGAAATCTTTTTATTACTCATGATAATATCCGCTATTTTACAATAGCTCCTCAATCAAAGAATGAAAAAAAATCCTCAACAAAGAATTGA
- the holA gene encoding DNA polymerase III subunit delta: MAKKELPSITEIAKFLSKENFLPIYFLCGEDQYTIDLAVETLEKAVTPHLLSDFDKEIISADKNLSLTQVLDLAYSFPFGGGKKLIILKNFEKIGDKKELVSYVNSPSEFTVLIVIQFGKISDISKEPYSILLEKKKLFEARIATGEELVDWVVKKTKKLGINFSQDNARALIEIVGEDKSLLEMQFQKIINYMNGKNEITYDDIKKISSPTKEYSIFDLQDSLGKGDKSRSIEVAYNLLDAGVEIVFIINMLAKFVLTVAQITDLVRSKVNDNEAVKLVGVSWGYYFNCKKAKYLMSDDRLLNASRALLNADLAVKTTATDYHTVLLMLICEILGEEVTSSIVS, from the coding sequence ATGGCAAAAAAAGAATTACCCTCAATAACTGAAATTGCAAAATTTCTTTCTAAGGAAAATTTTCTTCCGATTTATTTTTTATGCGGAGAAGATCAATACACGATAGATCTTGCAGTTGAGACATTAGAGAAAGCTGTAACGCCACACCTTCTTTCGGATTTTGATAAAGAAATCATATCAGCGGATAAGAATTTAAGCCTTACACAAGTTTTAGATCTTGCATACTCATTTCCATTTGGCGGAGGGAAGAAATTAATTATCCTAAAAAACTTTGAGAAAATTGGTGATAAAAAAGAACTCGTTTCATACGTTAATAGTCCATCTGAATTCACAGTTCTTATAGTTATTCAATTCGGAAAAATTTCTGATATTTCAAAGGAACCATACTCAATTTTATTAGAGAAAAAAAAACTCTTTGAAGCACGCATTGCAACAGGCGAAGAATTAGTTGATTGGGTTGTAAAAAAAACCAAGAAACTTGGAATAAATTTTTCGCAAGATAATGCAAGGGCTTTAATTGAAATTGTTGGTGAAGATAAATCGCTTCTTGAAATGCAATTCCAAAAAATAATTAATTACATGAACGGCAAGAATGAAATTACTTATGATGATATCAAAAAAATCTCTTCTCCGACCAAAGAATATTCAATTTTTGATTTACAAGACTCTCTTGGAAAAGGTGATAAATCACGATCAATTGAAGTCGCTTACAATCTTTTAGATGCCGGTGTTGAAATAGTTTTTATAATAAATATGCTGGCGAAATTCGTTCTTACGGTCGCTCAAATTACCGATCTCGTCAGATCAAAAGTAAATGATAATGAAGCAGTTAAACTGGTTGGTGTTAGTTGGGGATATTATTTTAATTGTAAAAAAGCAAAATATCTTATGTCGGATGATCGGCTTCTAAATGCTTCCAGAGCTTTATTAAATGCAGATTTAGCCGTAAAAACGACCGCAACAGACTACCATACAGTTTTATTAATGTTAATTTGTGAAATTCTGGGTGAGGAAGTAACATCAAGTATTGTTTCCTGA
- the rpmE gene encoding 50S ribosomal protein L31, with translation MKKGIHPNYKRCEVTCVCGNTFVTRSTVSSIKIELCSNCHPFFTGKQKIVDSTGRVERFKKKYGLKEA, from the coding sequence ATGAAAAAAGGTATTCATCCAAATTATAAGAGATGTGAAGTTACATGTGTTTGTGGAAATACATTTGTAACACGTTCAACTGTCAGCAGTATTAAGATTGAGCTTTGTTCGAATTGTCATCCTTTCTTTACCGGAAAACAAAAAATTGTTGATTCAACCGGACGAGTAGAAAGATTCAAGAAAAAATACGGTTTGAAAGAAGCATAA
- the lolA gene encoding outer membrane lipoprotein chaperone LolA encodes MKTKLIFFLFVISSLIFAQSANDVLKKIQNKFSSINNFTANFAQNYFNAKGNDVGKTNGKFSYKRKNKFIVDLKSQLIISDGQTIWNNDKRFNRVVISNLSDDPTSFSLEQFIFDYPPLCKSRVVKDETVTSGEFLMEMVPKDQDLQFKIVKIWVSADGMVNKLEIVDRGEMRYAFQFSEIKINQDLPDTKFTFITPKGIQVIDLR; translated from the coding sequence ATGAAAACTAAACTAATATTTTTTCTTTTTGTAATATCATCGCTGATCTTTGCTCAATCTGCTAATGATGTACTAAAAAAAATCCAGAACAAGTTTAGCTCAATAAATAATTTTACAGCGAACTTCGCACAAAATTATTTTAATGCCAAAGGAAATGATGTCGGTAAGACTAACGGCAAATTCTCCTACAAAAGAAAAAATAAATTTATCGTTGATTTAAAATCTCAATTAATTATTTCAGATGGTCAAACAATTTGGAATAACGATAAGAGATTTAACAGAGTAGTTATCAGTAATTTATCCGATGACCCAACATCTTTTTCGCTGGAACAGTTTATCTTCGATTATCCGCCGCTTTGTAAAAGCCGCGTGGTGAAAGATGAAACTGTAACAAGCGGAGAATTCTTAATGGAAATGGTTCCTAAAGACCAAGATCTTCAATTTAAGATTGTAAAAATTTGGGTTTCCGCAGACGGAATGGTAAACAAATTAGAAATTGTGGATAGAGGTGAAATGCGATATGCATTTCAGTTCTCTGAGATTAAAATAAATCAAGATTTACCTGACACAAAATTTACTTTTATTACTCCCAAAGGGATACAAGTTATTGACCTCAGATAA
- the rsmB gene encoding 16S rRNA (cytosine(967)-C(5))-methyltransferase RsmB yields the protein MEQNNDSFELNLYQGVRGHAVKILNRIDRTDAYLDKLLDIELKNSNLSGLDKSLLFEIVHGVTRWLGRIDWILNGFYKGQFSKCIPNVKNAMRVALYQILFLDKVPEYAAVNEAVEFVKKLQGQKPADITNGVLRNIIRSKDSIRYPDPNEDIIAYFSAYYSHPSWMVKRWITRYGKDETEKLLISNNNKPILTIRVNGLVSNYEEMNSLLNSVDLKFTNGKFLPEFIRLNVLSNITDWEYFHKGYFTVQDESTGLPIKLLDVKPGMRVLDLCAAPGGKTAFIADVMQNSGEIIALDRFESRLKILQKNLDRLKVTNVKTITIDANEYEDEQGFDRVLVDVPCSGLGTLTKKPDLKWKRDLGDIRKIGLGGYQKNC from the coding sequence ATGGAACAGAATAACGATTCATTTGAACTCAATCTTTATCAAGGCGTAAGAGGGCATGCTGTAAAAATCTTAAACCGCATTGATAGAACAGATGCTTATCTAGATAAACTCCTCGATATAGAGTTAAAAAATTCCAACCTTTCGGGACTCGATAAATCATTACTCTTCGAAATAGTGCATGGTGTAACTCGCTGGCTTGGTAGAATCGATTGGATACTTAATGGTTTTTATAAAGGACAATTTTCAAAATGTATTCCTAATGTTAAGAATGCTATGCGAGTAGCCTTGTATCAAATTTTGTTTCTTGACAAGGTTCCGGAATATGCTGCCGTTAACGAAGCCGTTGAGTTTGTTAAAAAACTTCAAGGACAAAAGCCTGCCGATATAACAAATGGTGTATTAAGAAATATCATTCGAAGCAAAGATTCAATTCGTTATCCGGATCCTAACGAGGATATCATTGCCTACTTCAGCGCTTATTATTCTCATCCTAGTTGGATGGTTAAAAGATGGATCACCAGATACGGAAAGGATGAAACAGAGAAGCTGTTAATTTCGAATAACAATAAACCTATACTAACAATTCGTGTTAATGGATTAGTTTCCAATTATGAAGAAATGAATTCTTTACTAAACAGTGTAGATCTGAAATTTACAAATGGAAAATTTTTGCCGGAATTTATTCGTCTTAACGTTCTTTCAAATATTACAGATTGGGAATATTTTCATAAAGGTTACTTTACTGTTCAAGATGAAAGCACCGGACTACCGATTAAATTATTAGATGTAAAACCGGGAATGAGAGTATTGGATTTATGTGCCGCTCCCGGAGGAAAAACGGCCTTCATTGCTGATGTAATGCAAAACTCCGGAGAAATAATTGCTTTAGACAGATTTGAGAGCAGGTTGAAAATATTACAGAAAAATTTGGATAGACTGAAAGTAACCAATGTAAAAACAATTACTATTGATGCTAATGAATACGAAGATGAGCAAGGATTTGACAGAGTTTTAGTTGATGTACCTTGTTCCGGATTGGGAACATTGACCAAAAAACCAGATCTAAAATGGAAAAGGGACTTGGGGGATATCAGAAAAATTGGACTTGGGGGATATCAGAAAAATTGTTAA
- a CDS encoding lysylphosphatidylglycerol synthase transmembrane domain-containing protein: MTSDNVNNNQLTKVVGYTFPILITILFLYFAFRGVNLSESFLIIAKSAILPLILYIVVFFFSHLARAIRWKYIINSVKKDVSMFHLFGSVMVSYGVSCVVPRLGELYRGLFLGKWEGISRSTVIGTIVVERIIDIAAFAFAALISVSIFQVNLYDKILWLKTSLIIGFSLMFCLTLFLIFLVKFQERFRNGLIKISKKFSDKIANRMKSIFDTLLSGLSSIKGTKNIIFIVIWTILILLLYALSSYVGFYILGMDSSGSVTFKMAWILMTITSFGVMIPTPGGTGPYHAITILVLTQLFLFSNEISAAYAILTHFINYVLFILSTLLFIFIVNRQREKKGLQKETFLSVFNLNTEEK; encoded by the coding sequence TTGACCTCAGATAATGTAAATAATAATCAACTCACAAAGGTTGTCGGTTATACTTTTCCAATCTTAATTACAATTCTGTTCCTTTATTTTGCTTTCAGAGGTGTAAATCTTAGTGAATCATTTTTGATTATTGCAAAATCCGCAATCCTACCTCTAATACTTTATATAGTTGTTTTTTTCTTTTCACATCTCGCAAGGGCAATCAGATGGAAATACATAATTAATTCTGTAAAGAAAGATGTTTCCATGTTTCATCTTTTCGGATCAGTTATGGTTAGTTATGGTGTTAGTTGTGTTGTACCCAGGTTAGGGGAATTATACCGAGGATTATTTTTAGGTAAGTGGGAAGGAATCTCACGTTCTACAGTAATTGGAACAATAGTAGTCGAAAGAATTATTGATATCGCGGCATTTGCATTTGCCGCATTGATAAGTGTAAGTATTTTTCAGGTTAATCTATATGATAAAATTCTGTGGTTAAAAACTTCACTCATCATCGGGTTCTCGCTTATGTTCTGTCTTACATTATTTCTAATCTTCCTTGTAAAATTTCAAGAAAGATTTCGAAATGGTTTAATTAAAATTTCTAAAAAATTTAGCGATAAAATAGCAAACCGTATGAAATCAATTTTTGATACTCTTCTAAGCGGGCTATCAAGTATAAAGGGAACAAAAAATATTATTTTTATTGTTATATGGACAATACTAATACTTCTTTTATATGCACTTAGTTCGTATGTCGGTTTTTACATTTTAGGAATGGATTCTTCCGGTTCGGTTACATTTAAGATGGCTTGGATTTTAATGACAATCACTTCATTCGGCGTTATGATTCCTACTCCCGGAGGAACCGGACCATACCATGCAATTACAATTTTAGTACTAACACAATTATTTTTATTCAGCAATGAGATTAGCGCCGCTTATGCTATTCTTACTCATTTTATTAATTATGTATTGTTCATTCTCTCAACTCTTCTCTTTATTTTTATAGTTAACAGACAAAGAGAAAAAAAAGGATTACAGAAAGAAACTTTCCTTTCGGTATTTAATCTCAATACGGAAGAAAAATGA
- a CDS encoding peptidylprolyl isomerase, with amino-acid sequence MFLRKIILVVLFTFIFFSCQRNYKTIILNNEYKKGVSLDTLMNLKDNEQLVATIETSLGKIEIELYAKEVPKTVKNFVGLALEGYYSGVIFHRVIKDFMIQTGDSTGTGMGGKSIYGNDFEDEFVNSLHHNTPGILSMANAGPNTNRSQFFITVAPTLWLDRKHTIFGKVTDGMDVVYQISNVQTSRGDKPVKDIVMKNITIEKHIF; translated from the coding sequence ATGTTTTTACGTAAAATTATTTTAGTTGTTTTATTTACATTCATATTTTTTTCCTGCCAGAGAAATTATAAAACTATTATTCTTAATAATGAATATAAAAAAGGAGTTAGCTTGGATACATTAATGAATCTTAAAGATAATGAACAACTCGTTGCAACAATAGAAACCAGTCTTGGTAAAATTGAAATTGAACTATATGCAAAAGAAGTACCCAAAACTGTTAAAAATTTTGTTGGTTTAGCTCTTGAAGGATATTATAGCGGAGTAATTTTTCACAGGGTAATAAAAGATTTTATGATTCAAACCGGAGATTCAACCGGTACCGGAATGGGAGGGAAAAGTATTTATGGAAATGATTTTGAAGATGAGTTTGTTAACAGTTTGCACCACAATACCCCCGGTATTCTTTCAATGGCAAATGCGGGACCAAATACAAATAGAAGCCAATTTTTTATAACTGTAGCACCAACTTTATGGCTTGATAGAAAGCATACAATCTTTGGTAAAGTAACTGATGGGATGGATGTTGTATACCAAATTAGTAATGTCCAAACCAGTCGCGGTGATAAACCCGTAAAAGATATTGTTATGAAAAATATTACAATTGAAAAACACATTTTTTAA
- a CDS encoding sigma-70 family RNA polymerase sigma factor has translation MTELSDEDLIKEYQDNNTPEAYDILVKRYKDPLMNFVYRFVGDRDICTDVVQDTMIKFYLNKDSYRSFAKFSTWIYTIAGNLAKNELKRRRRRIIFSIDNSDDERSPQIEDKMFIAPDKAADGTIRNEIIQKALLKVKPVYREVVILRDIQDLSYEEISEITGLAIGTVKSRINRGRAQLQKLLKHIYRE, from the coding sequence TTGACAGAACTTTCGGATGAAGATTTAATTAAAGAGTATCAGGATAATAATACTCCTGAAGCGTACGATATTTTAGTTAAACGTTACAAGGATCCATTAATGAATTTTGTTTACCGATTTGTTGGTGATCGCGATATTTGCACTGATGTTGTTCAAGATACTATGATAAAATTTTATTTGAACAAAGATTCTTACCGTTCGTTTGCAAAATTTTCAACGTGGATTTACACAATTGCAGGGAATCTTGCCAAGAACGAACTGAAGCGAAGACGAAGAAGAATTATTTTTTCAATTGATAACAGTGATGATGAAAGATCGCCTCAGATTGAAGACAAGATGTTCATAGCTCCCGATAAAGCTGCGGATGGTACAATACGCAATGAGATTATTCAGAAGGCGCTATTGAAAGTTAAACCTGTTTATCGTGAGGTTGTTATTTTAAGAGATATACAAGATCTTTCGTACGAAGAGATTTCTGAAATTACCGGACTTGCAATCGGGACAGTTAAATCAAGAATTAATCGCGGAAGAGCACAATTACAAAAACTTTTAAAACATATCTACAGAGAGTAG
- the ligA gene encoding NAD-dependent DNA ligase LigA: MKKNPQQRIEELRELIREHDYNYHVLAQPSITDFEYDQLINELIQLEKDHLQLITPDSPTQRVGSDLTKEFKPVQHKIPMLSLSNTYSEEELYDFDRKVREGLPKEETPEYVCELKIDGLSVSLRYTNGRLNVAATRGDGTVGEEVTNNVKTIRAVPLIIKKPSLIKKKLSNFEVRGEVYMEMEAFNRLNDERELNGEKTFANPRNSSAGTLKLQDPQTVAKRPLQIFLYYFYSENEELKSQYENLKLLNELGFRVNNNFKLCKDLSEVLTFCKNWENRRSELPYEIDGVVIKVNSLQHQKILGSIAKSPRWAVAFKFKAKQADTKLNKITWQVGRTGTLTPVAELEPILLAGSTISRATLHNIDEIKRKDIREGDWVIIEKGGDVIPKVVSVDLSKRLKNSVEVKIPLKCPVCGSKLFKPEEEVAVYCENNLCSAQVKGKIEHFAARGAMDIEGLGEALINLFVDLGYLKDYSDIYLLKEKREELINIERLGEKSIDNLLNAIETSKQKPFEKVLFAIGIRYVGSGAANKIADHFLSIEKLMNSTKDNIEAIHEIGPSISESVIRFFSNSQNRKIIEKLKKSGLILASRGKLKKSDRLEGKSFVLTGTLATMSREEAKEKIQNHGGSVVSSVSKNTNYVIVGESAGSKLDKAQKLGIEILSEEQFLELIEE; the protein is encoded by the coding sequence ATGAAAAAAAATCCTCAACAAAGAATTGAAGAACTTCGCGAGCTTATTAGAGAACATGATTACAATTACCATGTTCTTGCTCAACCATCAATTACCGATTTTGAATATGATCAACTCATAAATGAATTGATCCAACTCGAAAAGGATCATCTCCAATTAATTACACCAGATTCTCCAACGCAGCGTGTCGGATCTGATCTAACAAAAGAATTTAAACCGGTTCAGCATAAAATTCCGATGTTGAGTTTATCTAACACTTACAGTGAAGAAGAATTATATGATTTTGACAGAAAGGTGCGCGAAGGATTGCCTAAAGAGGAAACACCCGAGTATGTGTGTGAACTGAAAATTGACGGTCTTTCAGTTAGTTTACGTTACACAAATGGTAGACTAAATGTTGCAGCGACACGAGGCGATGGTACAGTTGGAGAAGAGGTCACTAATAATGTTAAAACAATTCGTGCGGTACCTTTAATAATTAAAAAGCCGTCTTTAATCAAAAAAAAATTATCAAACTTTGAAGTTCGTGGCGAAGTTTATATGGAGATGGAAGCGTTCAATAGATTGAATGATGAACGCGAGTTGAACGGTGAAAAAACATTTGCTAATCCGCGCAATTCATCAGCCGGCACATTGAAATTACAAGATCCCCAGACCGTAGCGAAACGTCCTCTTCAAATATTTCTATATTATTTTTATTCAGAGAATGAAGAATTAAAATCTCAATATGAAAATTTAAAACTTCTTAATGAACTTGGTTTTAGAGTAAATAATAATTTCAAATTGTGTAAAGATTTATCGGAAGTTTTAACTTTTTGTAAGAATTGGGAAAATAGAAGATCGGAATTACCTTATGAGATAGATGGAGTTGTAATAAAAGTAAATTCATTACAACATCAAAAGATACTTGGCAGCATAGCTAAATCTCCAAGATGGGCAGTTGCATTTAAGTTTAAAGCAAAACAAGCAGATACAAAATTAAATAAGATCACTTGGCAAGTAGGAAGAACAGGAACCTTAACACCAGTTGCCGAATTGGAACCTATCTTACTTGCCGGTTCTACAATAAGTCGCGCAACGCTTCATAATATTGATGAAATAAAACGTAAAGATATTCGTGAAGGTGATTGGGTTATAATAGAAAAAGGCGGAGATGTAATTCCAAAGGTTGTATCTGTTGATCTTTCTAAACGATTAAAAAATTCTGTTGAAGTAAAAATTCCATTAAAATGCCCGGTATGCGGATCAAAATTATTTAAGCCGGAAGAAGAAGTTGCTGTTTATTGTGAAAACAATTTATGTTCTGCTCAAGTAAAAGGAAAGATTGAACATTTCGCAGCACGTGGAGCAATGGATATTGAAGGATTGGGAGAAGCATTGATAAATTTATTTGTGGATTTAGGTTACTTAAAAGATTACTCAGATATTTATCTACTTAAAGAAAAAAGGGAAGAATTGATTAATATCGAACGATTAGGTGAAAAGAGTATTGATAATCTTTTGAATGCAATTGAAACAAGTAAACAAAAACCATTTGAAAAAGTTTTATTTGCAATAGGAATTAGATATGTCGGTTCAGGTGCTGCAAATAAAATAGCAGATCATTTTCTTTCGATCGAAAAATTAATGAATTCTACGAAAGATAATATTGAAGCAATTCATGAAATTGGACCAAGCATAAGTGAAAGTGTAATCAGATTTTTTAGTAATTCTCAAAATCGAAAAATAATTGAAAAGTTAAAAAAATCGGGATTAATTCTTGCTTCAAGAGGGAAGTTAAAAAAATCTGACCGTTTGGAAGGTAAATCATTTGTATTAACCGGAACGCTGGCTACTATGTCGAGAGAAGAAGCTAAAGAAAAAATACAAAATCATGGCGGTTCTGTTGTATCTTCAGTAAGTAAAAATACTAATTATGTAATAGTCGGTGAAAGTGCCGGTTCTAAGTTGGATAAAGCACAAAAACTCGGGATTGAAATACTCTCAGAAGAACAATTTTTAGAATTGATTGAAGAATGA